A genomic segment from Bosea sp. OAE506 encodes:
- a CDS encoding iron ABC transporter substrate-binding protein, with protein sequence MPRPDRRALLTGLAALAACPRLAQAATVRDGAGRDVAVSPTVMRVFPAGPPAAIQLYTLAPDLLLGWPRANRPEEREFLLPGIGDRPEIGRITGRGNSANLEVVLQLKPDLIVDAGSTGRTYVELAERVQGQTGIPYALLDGRFGSIPESYRILGRLTGRSERAETLATWCETAMATIRGRIAGIAPEQRPSVYYARGPRGLETGLGGSINVETLSFLGARNVADQPGSGLAQVSLEQVLAWDPEVIVTIDLAFSESVRRDPAWASVRAVKAGRVHLSPKIPFGWVDFPPSVNRMVGLWWLAKLLYPQAFPEDIRAIARDFHTLFYQVTPSEPQLDRILAGRG encoded by the coding sequence ATGCCCCGTCCTGACCGCCGCGCCCTGCTGACCGGCCTCGCCGCCCTCGCGGCGTGCCCCCGCTTGGCGCAAGCGGCGACGGTGCGCGATGGCGCAGGCAGGGACGTCGCCGTTTCCCCCACCGTTATGCGCGTCTTTCCCGCCGGGCCGCCTGCCGCGATCCAGCTCTACACGCTCGCGCCCGATCTGCTGCTGGGCTGGCCGCGCGCCAACCGCCCTGAGGAGCGCGAATTCCTGCTGCCGGGCATCGGCGACCGGCCCGAGATCGGCCGCATCACCGGGCGCGGCAACAGCGCCAATCTCGAAGTCGTGCTCCAGCTCAAGCCCGACCTGATCGTCGATGCCGGCTCGACCGGCAGAACCTATGTCGAGCTGGCCGAGCGGGTGCAGGGCCAGACCGGCATCCCCTATGCACTGCTCGACGGCCGCTTCGGTTCGATCCCCGAGAGCTACCGCATCCTCGGCCGCCTGACGGGCCGCAGCGAGCGCGCCGAGACGCTCGCGACCTGGTGCGAGACCGCGATGGCGACGATCCGCGGCCGCATCGCCGGCATCGCTCCCGAGCAGCGTCCCTCCGTCTACTATGCCCGCGGACCGCGCGGTCTGGAGACCGGGCTCGGCGGCTCGATCAATGTCGAGACGCTCTCCTTTCTCGGCGCCCGCAACGTCGCCGACCAGCCGGGCAGCGGGCTCGCGCAGGTCTCGCTCGAACAGGTGCTGGCCTGGGACCCGGAGGTGATCGTCACCATCGACCTCGCCTTCTCCGAAAGCGTGCGTCGCGATCCGGCCTGGGCCAGTGTGCGGGCCGTGAAAGCGGGCCGCGTCCATCTCTCACCCAAGATTCCCTTCGGCTGGGTCGATTTCCCGCCATCGGTCAACCGCATGGTCGGGCTCTGGTGGCTGGCCAAGCTGCTCTATCCGCAAGCCTTCCCGGAAGACATCCGCGCCATCGCCCGCGACTTCCACACGCTGTTCTATCAGGTCACGCCGAGCGAGCCCCAGCTCGACCGCATCCTCGCGGGGCGGGGGTGA
- a CDS encoding SAM-dependent methyltransferase yields the protein MDWQATRPGETSAPLPDRRDAHLVFIGRLRTPFATRDHCPRQGDAEAGPVCRAEIDDPWRAALAGIEGFAWLDLLYWMHQARRDLVTQTPRGGEPLGTFALRSPVRPNPIALSRVRLLGVEDGALLVRGLDCLDGTPLLDIKPHRCRHSPPTEPGHAPS from the coding sequence ATGGACTGGCAGGCGACGCGACCGGGCGAAACCAGCGCGCCCCTGCCAGACCGGCGGGACGCGCATCTCGTCTTCATCGGCCGTCTGCGCACGCCCTTCGCCACGCGCGACCACTGCCCGCGCCAGGGTGACGCTGAGGCCGGCCCGGTCTGCCGTGCCGAGATCGACGACCCCTGGCGCGCCGCGCTCGCCGGCATCGAGGGCTTCGCCTGGCTCGACCTGCTCTACTGGATGCATCAGGCGCGGCGCGACCTCGTCACGCAGACCCCGCGGGGCGGCGAACCGCTCGGCACCTTTGCGCTGCGTTCGCCTGTCCGGCCGAATCCGATCGCGCTATCGCGCGTGCGGCTGCTCGGCGTCGAGGACGGCGCGCTGCTGGTGCGCGGGCTCGACTGCCTCGACGGCACGCCTCTGCTCGACATCAAGCCGCATCGCTGCCGGCACAGCCCGCCGACGGAGCCCGGCCATGCCCCGTCCTGA
- a CDS encoding molybdate ABC transporter substrate-binding protein translates to MGGLAASSAVRAQEPVLLHAAGSLRAALTEVTQAFTAQSGLAVKPAFGASGLLRERIAKGEAAEVFASADLGNPRALAKEGRSGPVVLFARNELCAFLRPGVTATPETLLERMLDTGLKLGTSTPRADPSGDYAFQVFARAEAVKPGARAALEAKALQLTGGPGSAPAPDGLNVYGHNLASGAADIFLAYCTNAAPIAKEQPEIRLVRLPPELAVGAEYGLTVMNGASPNAGRLAMFILAQEGQAILARHGFATPTLPREGG, encoded by the coding sequence ATGGGTGGCCTCGCCGCGAGCTCCGCCGTCCGCGCACAGGAGCCCGTTCTCCTGCATGCGGCCGGCAGCCTGCGGGCCGCGCTCACCGAGGTGACGCAGGCCTTCACCGCCCAGAGCGGGCTTGCCGTGAAGCCGGCCTTCGGCGCCTCGGGCCTGCTGCGCGAGCGCATCGCCAAGGGCGAGGCGGCAGAGGTCTTCGCCTCCGCCGATCTCGGCAACCCCCGCGCTCTGGCGAAGGAGGGCCGCAGCGGCCCGGTCGTGCTCTTCGCCCGCAACGAACTCTGCGCCTTCCTGCGGCCCGGCGTCACCGCGACGCCGGAGACGCTGCTGGAGCGTATGCTCGACACGGGCCTCAAGCTCGGCACCTCGACCCCGCGCGCCGACCCGTCAGGCGACTATGCTTTCCAGGTCTTCGCGCGGGCCGAGGCGGTGAAACCCGGCGCCCGGGCAGCGCTGGAGGCCAAGGCGCTGCAGCTCACCGGCGGGCCCGGCAGCGCGCCGGCGCCGGACGGCCTCAACGTCTACGGTCACAACCTCGCCAGCGGCGCGGCCGACATCTTCCTCGCCTATTGCACCAATGCGGCGCCGATCGCGAAGGAGCAGCCGGAGATCCGCCTCGTCAGGCTGCCGCCGGAGCTGGCAGTGGGCGCCGAATACGGGTTGACCGTGATGAACGGGGCCTCGCCAAATGCGGGTCGGCTCGCCATGTTCATCCTCGCGCAGGAGGGCCAGGCCATCCTGGCCCGGCACGGCTTCGCCACGCCGACGCTCCCGCGCGAAGGCGGCTGA
- a CDS encoding extracellular solute-binding protein: MTSTRRLLLAAGFSAALTGLAFAQATTATPPAASAPAATGTRFITVSSTTSTQDSGLFGHILPLFKAKTGIEVRVVSQGTGQALDTGRRGDADVVFVHAKAQEEKFVADGFGLERKPVMYNDFVLIGPKGDPAGISGSKDIATALVKIAEKGAPFVSRGDKSGTHSAELALWKVAGVDLEAKKGAWYREIGQGMGAALNTAGSMGAYVLADRGTWISFKNRGDLTIAVEGDRRLFNQYGVIAVNPAKHPHVKINDGQAFVNWLVSPEGQKAIADYKIEGQQLFFPNATQAGA; this comes from the coding sequence ATGACATCGACCCGCCGCCTGCTGCTCGCCGCCGGCTTCAGCGCTGCCCTGACCGGCCTCGCCTTCGCCCAGGCCACCACCGCCACACCGCCGGCCGCCTCGGCACCGGCCGCGACTGGTACCCGGTTCATCACGGTGTCCTCGACCACCTCGACCCAGGATTCCGGCCTGTTCGGCCATATCCTCCCGCTGTTCAAGGCGAAGACCGGCATCGAGGTCCGCGTCGTCTCGCAGGGCACGGGCCAGGCGCTCGACACCGGCCGGCGCGGCGACGCCGACGTCGTCTTTGTCCACGCCAAGGCGCAGGAGGAGAAATTCGTCGCCGACGGCTTCGGGCTGGAGCGCAAGCCCGTCATGTACAACGACTTCGTCCTGATCGGCCCGAAGGGTGACCCGGCCGGCATCAGTGGCTCGAAGGACATCGCCACCGCGCTGGTGAAGATCGCCGAGAAGGGCGCGCCCTTCGTCTCGCGCGGCGACAAGTCGGGCACGCATTCGGCCGAATTGGCGCTCTGGAAGGTCGCGGGCGTCGATCTCGAGGCCAAGAAGGGCGCCTGGTACCGCGAGATCGGCCAGGGCATGGGGGCCGCGCTCAACACCGCGGGCAGCATGGGCGCTTATGTGCTGGCCGACCGTGGCACCTGGATCTCTTTCAAGAATCGCGGCGATCTCACGATTGCGGTGGAGGGCGACCGTCGCCTGTTCAACCAGTACGGCGTCATCGCGGTGAACCCGGCCAAGCATCCTCACGTCAAGATCAACGACGGCCAGGCCTTCGTGAACTGGCTGGTCAGCCCGGAGGGCCAGAAGGCCATCGCCGACTACAAGATCGAGGGACAGCAGCTGTTCTTCCCCAATGCGACGCAGGCGGGCGCGTGA
- a CDS encoding ATP-binding cassette domain-containing protein, with amino-acid sequence MRDRTSILPLDVRSVAFHGDGRRLVDGVSFLLPAGGLTVLLGPNGAGKSLMLRLCHGLLTPSEGRIGWAPGADGSGRRHAMVFQKPIMLRRSVEANVLHALAAAGLARGERRERCGAALERFGLTGRAAQAARLLSGGEQQRLAIARAWALRPELLFLDEPTSQLDPAATRQIETLLAGLVAEGLTVLMSTHDLGQARRLASRVLFLNRGRLVEDACATDFFAGPATPEARAFLAGELLW; translated from the coding sequence ATGCGTGACCGCACATCGATCCTGCCGCTCGACGTCCGCTCCGTCGCCTTCCATGGCGACGGGCGTCGCCTCGTCGACGGCGTCAGCTTCCTGCTGCCGGCCGGTGGGCTGACCGTGCTGCTCGGCCCCAACGGCGCGGGCAAATCGCTGATGCTGCGCCTCTGCCACGGGCTCCTGACCCCGAGCGAGGGCCGGATCGGCTGGGCGCCTGGCGCGGATGGCAGCGGCCGGCGCCACGCCATGGTCTTCCAGAAGCCGATCATGCTGCGCCGCTCGGTCGAGGCGAATGTGCTGCACGCGCTGGCGGCCGCCGGCCTGGCCCGCGGCGAACGGCGCGAGCGCTGCGGGGCCGCGCTCGAACGCTTCGGGCTGACCGGGCGTGCTGCACAGGCGGCACGGCTGCTTTCGGGCGGCGAGCAGCAGCGCCTCGCCATAGCCCGGGCCTGGGCGCTGCGGCCGGAACTGCTCTTCCTCGACGAGCCGACCTCGCAGCTCGACCCCGCCGCCACCCGCCAGATCGAGACGCTGCTCGCCGGCCTCGTGGCCGAGGGGCTCACCGTGCTGATGTCGACCCATGATCTCGGCCAGGCCCGGCGCCTGGCCTCGCGCGTGCTGTTCCTCAATCGCGGCCGGCTGGTCGAGGATGCCTGCGCAACAGATTTCTTCGCCGGCCCCGCCACGCCCGAGGCACGGGCCTTCCTCGCCGGCGAATTGCTCTGGTGA
- a CDS encoding helix-turn-helix transcriptional regulator translates to MSVQDRAYLTTEEAAGYLRLKERKLYELVASGGVPCTKVSGKWLFPRAALDRWLEAGLARPEGLRLVEPPPIIGGSQDSLLEVAVRDSGCGLALLAEGSQGGLDRLVRGEVAIAAIHLHATPDDDGANPAAVQAEPGLHDAVVIGFARREQGLLVVPGNPLGLSGLVSAVERRARFARRQKGAGAQLLLESLIARESVPSQALVLAEGICATGQDLALAIRTGRADCGIASRAVAGAFGLDFLPLVWEHVDLAMRRRSYFEPPTQRLLAWMRGPAMAARARELGGYDLSQSGAVRLNR, encoded by the coding sequence ATGTCAGTGCAGGATCGCGCCTATCTGACGACCGAGGAGGCCGCGGGCTATCTGCGGCTGAAGGAGCGCAAGCTCTACGAGCTGGTGGCCAGCGGCGGCGTGCCCTGCACCAAGGTCAGCGGCAAATGGCTGTTCCCGCGCGCGGCACTCGACCGCTGGCTCGAGGCCGGTCTGGCCCGGCCAGAAGGGCTGCGGCTGGTCGAGCCGCCGCCGATCATCGGCGGCAGCCAGGATTCGCTGCTGGAGGTGGCGGTGCGCGATTCAGGCTGCGGGCTGGCGCTGCTGGCCGAGGGCTCGCAGGGGGGGCTCGACCGGCTGGTGCGGGGCGAGGTCGCCATCGCCGCGATCCATCTCCACGCGACGCCGGACGATGACGGCGCCAATCCCGCGGCGGTTCAGGCGGAGCCCGGGCTCCATGACGCCGTGGTGATCGGCTTTGCGCGCCGGGAGCAGGGTCTGCTGGTCGTGCCCGGCAACCCGCTCGGACTGTCCGGCCTCGTCTCGGCGGTCGAGCGACGGGCCCGTTTCGCCCGTCGCCAGAAGGGGGCGGGGGCGCAACTCCTGCTCGAGAGCCTGATCGCCCGGGAGTCCGTGCCCTCCCAGGCCTTGGTCCTGGCCGAAGGCATCTGCGCCACCGGGCAGGATCTCGCGCTTGCAATCCGCACCGGGCGCGCCGATTGCGGCATCGCTTCGCGCGCCGTTGCCGGCGCGTTTGGCCTCGATTTCCTCCCGCTGGTTTGGGAGCATGTCGATCTGGCGATGCGCCGGCGGAGCTATTTCGAGCCGCCGACGCAGAGGCTTCTGGCCTGGATGCGCGGCCCGGCCATGGCGGCGCGGGCGCGCGAACTCGGCGGCTACGACCTTTCGCAGAGCGGAGCCGTCAGGCTCAATCGCTGA
- a CDS encoding DSD1 family PLP-dependent enzyme — MPLHPPAQPGQSFAEIDTPALILDLDAFERNLVTMAAHTQGHGVRLRPHAKTHKSPEIALRQIAHGAVGQCCQKVSEAEILVEGGVGDVLVSNEVAGAAKLDRLAKLARQARIGLCVDHLDGVREASEAAARHDVVLDVLVEIDVGGRRCGVAPGETAVRLAEAVARSNTLRFGGLQAYHGTAQHMRSIDERREAIERAALGTRNTVERLHQAGLACAVVGGAGTGTFEIESQSGIWNEIQAGSYIFMDADYARNRQADGTPFRTFEHALFVLTGVMSKPVPDRAVVDAGHKAASVDSGMPMPFRREGVIYTKPSDEHGVLTGDPIALPHRGDRLLLIPGHCDPTVNLHDWYVCVRGLHTPDAHVEALWPIAGRGALT; from the coding sequence ATGCCCCTCCACCCGCCGGCCCAGCCCGGCCAGAGTTTCGCCGAGATCGACACGCCGGCCCTGATCCTCGATCTCGACGCCTTCGAACGCAACCTCGTCACCATGGCGGCTCATACGCAGGGACATGGCGTCCGGCTGCGGCCCCACGCCAAGACCCACAAGAGCCCGGAGATCGCGCTGCGCCAGATCGCCCATGGCGCCGTCGGCCAGTGCTGCCAGAAAGTCTCGGAAGCCGAGATCCTGGTCGAGGGCGGCGTCGGCGACGTGCTCGTCAGCAACGAGGTCGCCGGCGCAGCCAAGCTCGACCGGCTCGCCAAGCTCGCCCGCCAGGCCAGGATCGGTCTCTGCGTCGACCATCTCGACGGCGTGCGCGAAGCGTCCGAAGCCGCCGCCCGCCACGATGTCGTGCTCGACGTGCTCGTCGAGATCGACGTCGGCGGCCGCCGCTGCGGCGTCGCGCCCGGCGAAACGGCGGTGCGGCTGGCGGAAGCGGTCGCGCGCAGCAACACACTGCGCTTTGGCGGCCTGCAGGCCTATCATGGCACCGCCCAGCACATGCGCTCCATCGACGAGCGCCGCGAGGCGATCGAGCGCGCTGCGCTCGGCACCCGCAACACGGTCGAGCGGCTGCATCAGGCGGGGCTCGCCTGCGCCGTGGTCGGCGGCGCCGGCACCGGCACCTTCGAGATCGAGAGCCAGTCCGGCATCTGGAACGAGATCCAGGCGGGCTCCTACATCTTCATGGACGCCGACTATGCCCGCAATCGCCAGGCCGACGGCACGCCGTTCCGCACCTTCGAGCATGCACTGTTCGTCCTGACCGGGGTGATGAGCAAGCCGGTGCCGGACCGGGCCGTTGTCGATGCCGGCCACAAGGCGGCCTCGGTCGATTCCGGCATGCCGATGCCGTTCCGGCGCGAGGGCGTGATCTACACAAAGCCCTCCGACGAGCATGGCGTGCTGACGGGCGACCCCATCGCCCTGCCGCATCGCGGCGACCGGCTGCTGCTGATCCCCGGTCATTGCGACCCGACGGTGAACCTGCACGACTGGTATGTCTGCGTGCGCGGGCTTCACACGCCGGACGCCCATGTCGAGGCGCTCTGGCCGATCGCGGGGCGCGGCGCCCTGACCTGA
- a CDS encoding ABC transporter ATP-binding protein, with amino-acid sequence MKIGRVTDDTFALLLRVWREQVKAYLPQMGMILGLVVVIAATTSFYPLLIKAAFDAFADPLTAESTGFVRRMERLVSKSIGFEIGVVNAVAVVVVIVTAVKGFSLLAQTVMTNSVVSRIEADMQTALYTHLIRADLAQLQRENPASLTQRFTTDFTFVKEALTRLINIAVRDVLTAIALVGAMFWIDWQMTLVVMLVAPIVAHPIGKIGRKLRRMATSQQEQTGLMASLVTESLQGARAAKTDTLEPYLERRAAAAFETIRSLKMKAANARGRLDPLLEVGGGMAVAGVLAAIGVRITSGGSTVGDFTGYVSALLLAAQPMRSLGNLNAIVQEAGASLKRYYALLDEKPQIVDPPDGQPLRVGAGEIAFHNLRFRYRDDQRALEGIDLVAEGGKTTALVGRSGSGKSTLLALVPRLYDPTEGRIEIDGQDLRGLTLTSLRAQIGVVSQDVVLFDDTVRANIAFGRPGASDEEIVAAAKAAAAHDFIMAMPDGYDSSVGERGQKLSGGERQRIAIARAILKDAPILLLDEATSALDAESERLVQQALARLMKNRTTLVIAHRLSTVREADLIVVMEEGRIVETGSHDALLARDGAYARLHRLQVIAD; translated from the coding sequence ATGAAGATTGGCCGCGTCACCGACGATACCTTCGCGCTGCTGCTCCGTGTCTGGCGCGAGCAGGTCAAGGCCTATCTGCCCCAGATGGGGATGATCCTCGGCCTCGTCGTGGTGATCGCGGCGACGACGAGCTTCTATCCACTGCTGATCAAGGCGGCCTTCGACGCCTTTGCCGACCCGCTAACGGCGGAATCGACCGGTTTCGTCAGGCGCATGGAACGGCTGGTCTCGAAGTCGATCGGATTCGAGATCGGCGTCGTCAACGCGGTGGCCGTCGTGGTCGTCATCGTGACGGCGGTGAAGGGCTTCTCGCTGCTGGCCCAGACGGTGATGACCAACAGCGTCGTCAGCCGCATCGAGGCCGACATGCAGACGGCGCTCTACACCCATCTGATCCGGGCCGACCTCGCGCAGTTGCAGCGCGAGAACCCGGCCTCGCTGACCCAGCGCTTCACCACCGACTTCACCTTCGTCAAGGAGGCGCTGACCCGGCTGATCAACATCGCCGTGCGCGACGTGCTGACCGCGATCGCCCTCGTCGGCGCTATGTTCTGGATCGACTGGCAGATGACGCTCGTCGTCATGCTGGTGGCGCCGATCGTGGCGCATCCGATCGGCAAGATCGGACGGAAGCTGCGCCGCATGGCGACCTCGCAGCAGGAGCAGACCGGGCTGATGGCGAGCCTCGTCACCGAAAGCCTGCAGGGCGCTCGCGCCGCCAAGACCGACACGCTCGAGCCCTATCTGGAGCGACGGGCGGCTGCGGCCTTCGAGACCATCCGCTCGCTCAAGATGAAAGCCGCCAATGCGCGCGGCCGTCTCGATCCGCTGCTCGAGGTCGGCGGCGGCATGGCGGTGGCCGGCGTGCTGGCGGCGATCGGCGTGCGCATCACCAGTGGCGGCTCTACCGTCGGCGACTTCACCGGCTATGTCTCGGCGCTGCTGCTGGCGGCCCAGCCGATGCGCTCGCTCGGCAATCTCAACGCCATCGTCCAGGAGGCCGGGGCCTCGCTGAAGCGCTATTACGCGCTACTCGACGAGAAGCCCCAGATCGTCGATCCGCCGGATGGCCAGCCGCTGCGGGTCGGGGCCGGGGAGATCGCCTTCCACAATCTGCGCTTCCGCTATCGCGACGACCAGCGCGCGCTGGAGGGCATCGACCTGGTCGCCGAGGGTGGCAAGACGACCGCGCTGGTCGGCCGCTCGGGCTCGGGCAAATCGACCCTCCTCGCGCTGGTGCCGCGACTCTACGACCCAACCGAGGGCCGCATCGAGATCGACGGGCAGGATCTGCGCGGGCTGACGCTGACCTCGCTGCGGGCCCAGATCGGCGTCGTCAGCCAGGATGTGGTGCTGTTCGACGACACGGTGCGCGCCAACATCGCCTTCGGCCGGCCGGGCGCCAGCGACGAGGAGATCGTCGCCGCCGCGAAGGCGGCCGCCGCGCATGACTTCATCATGGCGATGCCGGACGGCTACGACTCCTCCGTTGGCGAACGTGGCCAGAAGCTGTCGGGCGGCGAGCGCCAGCGCATCGCGATTGCCCGCGCCATCCTGAAGGATGCGCCGATCCTGCTGCTCGACGAGGCGACGAGCGCGCTCGATGCGGAATCGGAGCGCCTCGTCCAGCAGGCCCTGGCCAGGCTGATGAAGAACCGCACCACGCTCGTCATCGCCCATCGGTTGTCCACGGTGCGCGAGGCGGATCTGATCGTCGTGATGGAAGAGGGCAGGATCGTCGAGACGGGCAGCCACGATGCGCTGCTCGCCCGCGACGGCGCCTATGCGCGGCTGCACCGGCTGCAGGTCATCGCCGACTGA
- the hisE gene encoding phosphoribosyl-ATP diphosphatase: protein MADSIHRLHAAVLAARSGDPAMSRTARLAGEGLPKMAKKLAEEAFEVGLEAVQGERDRTILESADLLYNLVVLWSEMGIVPADVWREMDRREQLYGIAEKLPKAQRKVQARRIAAAAPLLRAGG, encoded by the coding sequence ATGGCCGATTCGATCCACCGCCTCCATGCCGCCGTCCTCGCCGCGCGCAGCGGCGACCCCGCCATGTCGCGGACGGCCCGGCTCGCGGGCGAGGGCCTGCCGAAGATGGCCAAGAAACTGGCCGAGGAGGCCTTCGAGGTCGGGCTCGAGGCGGTCCAGGGCGAGCGGGACCGGACGATCCTGGAAAGCGCCGACCTGCTCTACAATCTGGTCGTGCTGTGGAGCGAGATGGGCATCGTGCCCGCCGATGTCTGGCGCGAGATGGACCGGCGCGAACAGCTCTACGGGATCGCCGAGAAACTGCCGAAGGCGCAGCGAAAGGTGCAGGCCCGCCGGATCGCGGCCGCCGCGCCGCTGCTGCGGGCGGGCGGTTGA
- a CDS encoding LacI family DNA-binding transcriptional regulator, which translates to MTTRPARTETPLASLATVARAAGVSVATVSRIVNGKRGRASPETVARVEQAVARLGYRPNPVGRALKQRASRVVALLAPNLDNPAMAAIAVSTEAALRDAGYVTILCDTHDRPELQDEYLAAMRSQFVAGYVMVSAVASRGLEATLRRGDPMVFVARRNPLGGGAFVGIDDRAAGAQAADHLLTCGVERPAVLMAAQNASSTGERAAGFLARLEQRGIAPQEVRRANAQGLNHIEIGYAAARALVAESGWPHGLFCVSDLIAYGAYRFAREAGIAVPGDCRMVGVDGNAINAWLAPWLTSIRIPYEAYGGHIVAQLGQLWGGGTGSHVHVGHGRIGDEPAPLP; encoded by the coding sequence ATGACCACCAGACCCGCCCGCACTGAAACGCCCCTCGCCTCGCTCGCCACCGTCGCCCGTGCGGCGGGCGTCTCGGTCGCCACGGTGTCGCGCATCGTCAACGGCAAGCGTGGCCGCGCTTCGCCCGAGACGGTGGCCCGCGTCGAGCAGGCGGTCGCAAGGCTCGGCTATCGCCCCAATCCCGTCGGCCGGGCCCTGAAGCAGCGGGCGAGCCGGGTCGTCGCGCTGCTGGCGCCCAATCTCGACAACCCGGCCATGGCCGCCATCGCGGTCTCGACCGAGGCGGCGCTGCGCGACGCCGGCTATGTCACCATCCTCTGCGACACCCATGACCGGCCCGAGCTGCAGGACGAGTATCTCGCCGCCATGCGCAGCCAGTTCGTCGCCGGTTATGTCATGGTCAGCGCCGTCGCCAGCCGCGGGCTGGAGGCGACGCTGCGGCGCGGCGACCCGATGGTCTTCGTCGCCCGCCGCAACCCGCTGGGCGGTGGCGCCTTCGTCGGCATCGACGATCGTGCGGCGGGCGCGCAGGCGGCCGACCATCTGCTAACCTGCGGCGTCGAACGCCCCGCCGTCCTGATGGCGGCCCAGAACGCCTCCAGCACCGGCGAGCGCGCCGCGGGCTTCCTGGCCCGGCTGGAACAGCGCGGGATCGCGCCGCAGGAGGTCCGCCGCGCCAACGCCCAGGGCCTGAACCATATCGAGATCGGCTACGCCGCTGCCCGGGCTCTGGTGGCGGAGAGCGGCTGGCCGCACGGCCTGTTCTGCGTCAGCGACCTGATCGCCTACGGGGCCTATCGCTTCGCCCGGGAGGCCGGCATCGCCGTTCCCGGCGACTGCAGGATGGTGGGGGTCGACGGCAACGCCATCAATGCCTGGCTGGCGCCCTGGCTGACCTCGATCCGCATCCCCTACGAGGCTTACGGCGGGCATATCGTCGCCCAGCTCGGCCAGCTGTGGGGCGGCGGCACGGGCTCCCATGTCCATGTCGGGCACGGCCGCATCGGCGACGAGCCGGCACCACTCCCCTGA
- a CDS encoding ABC transporter substrate-binding protein has translation MQSKHWMSALALGASLIAGAAQAQTTVRIAWYSDGNEGEVVSDLLKRFEAQNKDIKVVLDQVPYKAITENLPVQLASGQGPDIARVVDLGGIARYALDLRPYLKDAAYWDTNFGPFLPWMRPAGDDKAITGFMTQLTVTGPLVNKTLFEQAGIAMPGAKASWDDWAKAAKAVATKVQAPFPVAMDRSGHRFFGLAVSEGAQVFDAKGEPAVIDDGFKRAAQRVFDWHKDGVMAKELWGSVSGAAYRGANDEFKNAQVVMYVSGSWQIAQFDKTVGNAFDWVAAPSPCGAVACTGMPGGAGLVAIKATKSPEAVAKVMEYLASEPVLSEFYARSLFVPGHLGIAAKGLDYKDASAQAKAALKVFSDQVANLSPVAYKLQGYVNNRIIFNAAISRVGQAISGETTLDEAYKRIASDVEQQIAERNKK, from the coding sequence ATGCAGAGTAAACACTGGATGTCCGCGCTCGCGCTCGGCGCGAGCCTTATCGCCGGCGCCGCCCAGGCGCAGACCACGGTGCGCATCGCCTGGTATTCCGACGGCAATGAGGGCGAGGTCGTCTCCGACCTGCTGAAGCGCTTCGAGGCGCAGAACAAGGACATCAAGGTCGTCCTCGACCAGGTGCCCTACAAGGCGATCACCGAGAACCTTCCCGTCCAGCTCGCCTCCGGCCAGGGCCCCGACATCGCCCGCGTCGTCGATCTCGGCGGCATCGCCCGCTACGCGCTGGACTTGCGGCCTTATCTCAAGGATGCCGCCTACTGGGACACAAATTTCGGACCCTTCCTGCCGTGGATGCGGCCGGCCGGCGACGACAAGGCCATCACCGGCTTCATGACGCAGCTCACCGTCACCGGGCCGCTCGTCAACAAGACGCTGTTCGAGCAGGCCGGCATCGCCATGCCCGGCGCCAAGGCGAGCTGGGACGACTGGGCCAAGGCCGCCAAGGCGGTCGCGACCAAGGTGCAGGCGCCGTTCCCGGTCGCGATGGACCGTTCGGGACACCGTTTCTTCGGCCTCGCCGTCTCCGAAGGCGCGCAGGTCTTCGACGCCAAGGGCGAGCCGGCGGTGATCGACGACGGCTTCAAGCGCGCGGCGCAGCGCGTCTTCGACTGGCACAAGGATGGCGTGATGGCGAAGGAGCTCTGGGGCTCGGTCTCCGGCGCGGCCTATCGCGGCGCCAATGACGAGTTCAAGAACGCCCAGGTCGTGATGTATGTCTCGGGCTCCTGGCAGATCGCGCAGTTCGACAAGACCGTCGGCAACGCCTTCGACTGGGTGGCGGCGCCCTCGCCCTGCGGTGCGGTCGCCTGCACCGGCATGCCCGGCGGCGCCGGCCTCGTCGCGATCAAGGCGACGAAGAGCCCCGAGGCCGTCGCCAAGGTGATGGAGTATCTCGCCAGCGAGCCCGTCCTGAGCGAGTTCTACGCTCGCTCGCTGTTCGTGCCCGGCCATCTCGGCATCGCTGCCAAGGGCCTCGACTACAAGGACGCCAGCGCCCAGGCCAAGGCCGCGCTCAAGGTCTTCTCCGACCAGGTCGCGAACCTCTCGCCCGTCGCCTACAAGCTGCAGGGCTACGTCAACAACCGCATCATCTTCAATGCGGCGATCAGCCGGGTCGGCCAGGCGATCTCGGGTGAAACGACGCTGGACGAGGCCTACAAGCGCATTGCCTCGGACGTCGAGCAGCAGATCGCCGAGCGCAACAAGAAGTAA